Part of the Echeneis naucrates chromosome 18, fEcheNa1.1, whole genome shotgun sequence genome is shown below.
AATAGAGTTGTCTATTCTAAAAGCTTCAGCTGCCCTGTGTCAGTTGTATCGCATGCAATTTGTGAGTTTACACATAGAGATCACAGAAAGCTGtttgtagtttctttttttttctttttttggcctCACGGATTCAGGCTTTTCATTACCTCTTCAACAGTAAAGAAAGGAGCTCTcacagcctctgtgtgtgtctgtctttgtctttgtggtttCTAGCAGACAACAGCAGTAAACTGAGGTTACTACTGAGCAAACTACATTCAAACGGTTAAGTATATAAAGCCACCGGAAAGAAAATGGTTCGGGCCTGTAAGAGCTGCTCATAAGAAACATATAAGTGTGTGTTGAAGACATCCGCACAAAAGGAAACACCTACACTCAACCAGAGAGAGTGCAGCCACAGCCCCGGTGGTTAGATAAGCAGTGTGCTTCAGTTTTCCAGAAGGGTGATCTGCACCCAAGTGACTCTGCAACTATTTACGCCCAAATGGAATGCCTTTAAaccaaattaatttttttttcacttaaaaactaaacaaagcacTTTACAAAGGAAGccaaattcacacacacacacacacacacacacacacacacgcacacacgcacacacaaaccattCCATATCTACCATATTTAGAGGCGGGGATTAAACCAAAACCTTTTAATCAGTAGACAACCCATTGTAACCTCTGGGATTATGATGGATAATTGGATCAAGTACAAAGTTGAGCTCCAAGGGATTGAAGTTTAAATGTATATCTTTTCCACTCGtgccagcagctctgtggtttCCATGTAGGGGGCTGATGATCTGCAGTCTTACTGCAGATGGTGACTTGTGATGTTAGAGCTCCTCTGGATCTGTGATGCACGCCTGAAGCTTAGTTATCGCgcaaaaaaaacctttaaactGGGATCATAACATATTTAGGTACACTTTCCAGATTATGTTTGACTAGGTAATAAAAGTGTGATGTTTCAGTGCAGGAAAATATTGTACCTTATGTAACTTCAGCTTTCAGGTCTACTGGGCTGATTGTTGGATGGAAGACAGGTTAACCAGGTCAGGAAAAGACCACCGTTATAGTAattgcatttcagttttatttctgattgTGTTCAGGCTGAACTAAATAATCAGGGTCGCTGTCGTATGTTGCAGCATCTTCCCAGTAACAGCCCAAGCACTCTTGTGGTCAGCAGTGAAAGAGATCTTGCTGTAAATCTTTACACTTCAGTCATGTTATTTTTTAAGATTCTTTATTtccttcgtgtgtgtgtgtgtgtgtgtgtgtgtgtaggtggttTGAATCAGAAATATTAAGGTGGCAATGCGATTAAGTCATGTTTATGGGGGCGATAAGATGGCATACTTGCTAAAGTTCTGGCATTACATCTTTTTCGGTCTCTTGACcaatgaaattatgtttttgtgaaGTGCACAATGTGTTACGAAATCATGTTTATTTACAGGAGATTTGGTTCAGGCAGAGCAGAGACTCAAAAGAAAAAGGGCAAAGGTCATATGTAACAAAAACTGTTATTCTGGTTACTTTTGCTTGATGACCTCAagttatattcatatttaaagcTTGTTTGCTCTTGTGAAATTCAGTTGACGGCTTTGCAAACCACTTTCAAACCAAAtagcatcactcacacaacagtaTGAGAACATTCACACCTCTTACTGCGGAGACTATTTTGTGTGAACAAGAAAGTAAGTAAAAGAAGGTTGTTCTGGACAGTGGCAGCCCATGCAGCAGAGCTCTCTTGCACCACAAAAACAGctttatattttgtttgcaaAAGCATCCACACTGTTTCCTCAAGAAGGTTTTCGGCCCACACTATAGCTGAATGTAAGTACAATTTTCGCACCCGCCCAAACAATCCAAACAAACCAGGAGCATCCTTAGTAAACATGTCAAGGGAGGGAAAAGCTAAACTGTTCTTACTGGGAACCAGCAAAGCAATACAAGCAATGAGTCCACACCAACTGGTTTTACTTAGTTTTGTGGATTCACAGAATTTTGAACAAGTccagtttattttatatctcatgaattcaataaaaatgtgcattttagtTAAATATATGCATAAAGCAGCTTTTCACAGAGTGAGGCTTTAAAATCAACATCTGAAATCGCACCCAACTTTTGGGTATCTTTGCAAGGTTTTATGGTCAGAGGAGAAATCTGTGAACTTTCGAGACCTGATAAAAGAATTGTTCTTTCGTTTCAGTTAGGGCTGAAAATATTTGGCTGCCCAGTTTTTGATAGTGGCTCTGGACTTGACTTTTCAGGGACTAAATCAGTGTTACCAAAACATTTCCATCTTCCTGTCAAACTGTCTTCTTCTATAGTCCTGCCCCAACACAAACTGGAACATCTCTGTACACCTGAATTGGtattcatttgacattttttaaaagaagcagTATAATagttttccaaatgaaaagttTGACTAAACACAGATTACTACTGCTGAGAAAAAAGCGATAGTAAAAGTATTGAGGAGGGATTAAGATGAGCCACATTCAGCATGCCTCCTGCTCTTACACTTGTAAACCAAGAGACAAACTGTTAGAAAAAACAGGAGAATCCCAATTCTGATGATGGAGAGCCAGGCTAAGATCCTCATCTGGATCACGTCCTCTGAAATGAGCAGCGTGGTCCCATTGCCAAACAGTATCTCTCCACAAGAGGCCACAGCACAGAAGTATGTTCCGGTATCAGAGGAGAGCAGGTTCGTCCTCTGAAAATGGTACACGCAGCTCCCTGAGGAAAACTCCGATGTGGACACGTTTTTACACTGATCCTCATGTGTGTGAAGGATCCCTTGGCGATCACCATGTCTGAACCAGTAAACGCTGTGCCCTGTATTGCACGTCGCAGTGCGTATCATGCAGTTCAGTGTCACCGAGCCGCCCTGCAGGACGGTCTCAGACATTGGCTCCTGGACTATTTCCTGGATTGTTGCTCCTAGATTACAATTGAAGTCAGTATTAATCACTTTAGTTTCAACCAGTTAATCaatcaaattaatcaaaattcTTCTGAAAGCTGACgtgaaaacattttctacaAAAGCTTTTCTTGTTCAAACAATAcgttctattttttttttgttttctatgtcTTTTTCAGCCAAAGTCTATGAAATACAAACGTACGATACCTCTGACACTTAAGAAGACTCCCTCTCCAAATTCCACCATGTTAGAATGTGAGCTTCCACACAAGTAAGTGGCTGAATCTGACAACTGGACATCAGAGATGCGTAAATGATTCCTCCCTTCCATCCTCACCACAGAGAAACGAGAGTTCTCCAGCCAGTGGAGGACTTTGGATGGTTCATCATATTTGTAGAATGTAGACAGGAGCTCAGGACTGTTTCCTAAAGTTTGGCGATACCATGAGAAGTGCATTGACACCTGGCTGTCGTGGAAGCAGTGTAAAATCACATCATCCCCAACGTTGGCTGATACAACACCCGTGTCTTGTTTGACTGCTGCTGACTGGATCACTGCTGCCAGCTGAACTGAATCGAAAACATGCAAAGTTATAGAAGACATCCAttggaataaaatgttttaactttaaaagactgaatacattttatataaaaatactTACATACTCCACAGAGGATTGTATACAGGTGCATCGTCTCTGAGGTCTTGGGAACTGAAGGTGTTTCGTGCTAGAGCTTAAGTAAAAATGAGGTTGCACTTGATTGGCTGCTAAGAAGGTCAATGTGTGGTATCTTAAACATCCGTTTTGGCCTTAGaaggaaatgaatgtttttgatTCTGACAATTGTTCCAAGGCATCATaaaaaaatttcaattaaaCTATTTCTTATTGCTTATGTAGTTTCTGATGTGAAttgatttcttttcataaaaCAGACAATACTCAAAAAAGTCACTGCAAGTGCTGATTGTGAAAAGTTCTGAGCTTGTGTTTTGGTATTTATTTTGGCAGCTTCTGTTGGCAGCAAGCTGTAACATGTGCTGAAGTATGTGATGAGCAAGTGTCAAAGGTGAATTTTAGTAAGATGGTATTTTCACATGATGATGAATTCACTTGACGAAGCTAGATGATTTTGTGAGATTCAGATGACCGAATGTCAACGTGCACATAGTTTTGTATTTCCTCACAGAGAAACCAAAGAGAGCGTCCGGTCCACCGGCGTCCCAAAAGGATAAACACTGGGCTCACTGCTATTCACTGTTCATTTATTGACGCTTCCTTTCTGCCGTTTGTGTCAGAAATATAGGAGCTGGACTAATCTAACAACCTGACCCTGAATGTGTAcgacagaggagacagaacacaacacagcatACGTCAGCGCCAGCCTTATTTCTCCAAAGCTGGTTC
Proteins encoded:
- the LOC115058766 gene encoding uncharacterized protein LOC115058766 is translated as MHLYTILCGVFQLAAVIQSAAVKQDTGVVSANVGDDVILHCFHDSQVSMHFSWYRQTLGNSPELLSTFYKYDEPSKVLHWLENSRFSVVRMEGRNHLRISDVQLSDSATYLCGSSHSNMVEFGEGVFLSVRGATIQEIVQEPMSETVLQGGSVTLNCMIRTATCNTGHSVYWFRHGDRQGILHTHEDQCKNVSTSEFSSGSCVYHFQRTNLLSSDTGTYFCAVASCGEILFGNGTTLLISEDVIQMRILAWLSIIRIGILLFFLTVCLLVYKCKSRRHAECGSS